The Streptomyces sp. NBC_00440 genome contains a region encoding:
- a CDS encoding NUDIX domain-containing protein → MNEPADEHRDEPVRDSHCSSCGAPFAAAAGWPRTCPSCGTTAYRNPLPVAVALLPVRDGQGTGLAVITRTNEPQAGGIALPGGFIDGVETWQHAVVRELREETGITARQQDVRLADARSSPDGHLLLFGLLPERAAAGLPLSEPTDETTGWHILRAPTDLCFPLQTAVVRGWFAGRYS, encoded by the coding sequence ATGAACGAGCCTGCCGACGAGCATCGCGACGAGCCTGTCAGGGATTCCCACTGTTCGAGCTGTGGCGCTCCGTTCGCCGCCGCCGCCGGATGGCCCCGCACCTGCCCGTCCTGCGGGACCACGGCCTACCGCAACCCACTGCCCGTCGCCGTGGCGCTGCTGCCGGTACGCGACGGGCAGGGCACCGGACTCGCCGTCATCACCCGGACCAACGAGCCGCAGGCCGGCGGGATCGCCCTGCCCGGCGGCTTCATCGACGGCGTCGAAACGTGGCAGCACGCGGTCGTGCGTGAGCTGCGGGAGGAGACGGGCATCACCGCCCGGCAGCAGGACGTACGGCTGGCCGACGCGCGCAGCTCGCCGGACGGCCATCTGCTGCTCTTCGGCCTGCTCCCGGAACGTGCGGCGGCCGGCCTTCCGCTGTCCGAACCCACCGACGAGACAACAGGCTGGCACATCCTGCGGGCCCCCACGGACCTCTGCTTCCCGTTGCAGACCGCGGTAGTCCGGGGCTGGTTCGCCGGACGGTACAGCTGA
- a CDS encoding aminotransferase class I/II-fold pyridoxal phosphate-dependent enzyme: MVTQYGISGTTARDISASVEQGVTEGLLGPGDALPPVRRLAEGLGVSPGTVAMAYRELRQRGIVITRGRGGTVVAQAPAVGSRRPPKVPPGVRDLAGGYPDPALLPVLLPPGRVDPVQGSHRGSPRLPALEELSREWFARDGVPHERVTFSHGALDCMARLLSVELKPGDTVAVEDPGFHHLLDLVPALGLRIAPVAVDDEGIRPDALRAALRAGARAVVCSPRGQSPVGGCFSAARRAALLDALAGFPDVLVVEDDHNADVAGVAPFPLASGGLARWAQVRTVSKHLGIDLRWAAVACDATTLARHDGRMLLTSGWVSHLLQETVARAMSDAPVRTLVERAGRTYTERRGALVAHLAELGIPAHGASGLNVWVPVRDESAVVNGMRSRGWWIAAGARFRIATPPAVRITVATLTEAGAAALASDFAEVLGESEATYGG; this comes from the coding sequence GTGGTAACACAATATGGGATCAGTGGTACGACGGCCAGGGACATTTCGGCCTCGGTCGAACAGGGCGTGACCGAGGGCCTGTTGGGCCCGGGAGACGCCCTGCCTCCGGTGCGCAGGCTTGCCGAGGGGCTCGGTGTGAGCCCGGGCACGGTCGCGATGGCGTACCGGGAGCTGCGGCAGCGCGGCATCGTGATCACGCGCGGGCGGGGCGGCACGGTGGTGGCGCAGGCCCCGGCGGTGGGTTCGCGGCGACCGCCGAAGGTGCCGCCGGGGGTACGTGACCTGGCGGGCGGGTATCCGGACCCGGCGCTGCTCCCCGTACTGCTGCCGCCCGGGCGGGTCGACCCCGTACAGGGTTCGCACCGGGGTTCGCCGCGGCTGCCCGCCCTGGAGGAGCTGTCGCGGGAGTGGTTCGCGCGGGACGGGGTGCCGCACGAGCGGGTGACGTTCTCGCACGGGGCGCTCGACTGCATGGCCCGGCTGCTCTCGGTGGAGCTGAAACCGGGTGACACGGTCGCCGTCGAGGATCCGGGATTTCACCATCTCCTGGATCTCGTACCGGCGTTGGGGCTGCGGATCGCTCCGGTCGCGGTGGACGACGAGGGCATCCGCCCGGACGCCCTGCGCGCCGCGCTGCGGGCCGGTGCGCGCGCCGTGGTGTGCAGTCCGCGGGGGCAGAGTCCGGTCGGCGGCTGCTTCTCGGCTGCGCGCCGGGCGGCGCTCCTCGATGCGCTGGCGGGGTTTCCCGATGTGCTGGTCGTCGAGGACGACCACAACGCCGATGTCGCGGGCGTGGCGCCGTTCCCGCTGGCTTCGGGCGGTCTGGCCCGCTGGGCGCAGGTGCGGACCGTCTCCAAGCATCTGGGGATCGATCTGCGCTGGGCAGCGGTGGCCTGCGATGCGACGACGCTGGCCCGCCATGACGGCCGGATGCTGCTGACGTCCGGGTGGGTCAGCCATCTGCTGCAGGAGACGGTCGCGCGGGCCATGTCCGATGCGCCGGTGCGCACACTGGTCGAACGGGCCGGACGGACGTACACGGAGCGCAGGGGGGCCCTGGTCGCGCACCTCGCGGAACTGGGGATTCCGGCGCACGGGGCGAGCGGGCTCAATGTCTGGGTGCCGGTGCGGGACGAGTCCGCGGTGGTCAACGGTATGCGGTCGCGCGGCTGGTGGATCGCGGCGGGGGCGCGGTTCCGTATCGCGACTCCCCCGGCCGTACGGATCACGGTGGCCACCCTGACCGAGGCCGGAGCGGCCGCGCTGGCCTCGGACTTCGCGGAGGTGCTGGGCGAGTCCGAGGCCACGTACGGGGGCTGA
- a CDS encoding acetoacetate--CoA ligase gives MNPSNTAPLWQPSQERIDGARITRFQAWAAERYGAPADGGYAALHRWSVEELATFWEAVADWFGIRFTTPYESVLADRSMPGARWFPGATVNYAEHALRTATDPDRAQEPALLHVDESQDPQAVSWSELRRQVGALAAELRALGVRPGDRVSGYLPNIPQAVTALLATAAVGAVWTSCAPDFGARSVLDRFQQVEPVVLFAVDGYRYGGKSHDRRDTVAELRAELPTLRAVIHVPLLGTPAPDGALDWSTVTSGDVEPVFEQVPFDHPLWVLYSSGTTGLPKAIVQSQGGILIEHLKQLGLHCDLGPGDRFFWYTSTGWMMWNFLVSGLLTGTTIVLYDGSPGFPGTDAQWRIAETTGTTLFGTSAAYVMACRKAGVQPARDHDLSRVKCVATTGSPLPPDGFRWLHEAAGEDLWIASVSGGTDVCSCFAGAVPTLPVHIGELQAACLGTDLQAWDPQGRPLIDEVGELVVTNPMPSMPICFWNDPDGSRYLSSYFETYPGVWRHGDWITITGHGSVIIHGRSDSTLNRQGVRMGSADIYEAVERLPEIRESLVIGVEEPDGGYWMPLFVHLAPGTPLDDGLRLRIKQTIREQLSPRHVPDDIIEVPGVPHTLTGKRIEVPVKRLLQGAALDKAVNPGSVDNLELLHFYEKLARDRG, from the coding sequence ATGAACCCATCGAACACCGCGCCCCTCTGGCAGCCCAGCCAGGAACGGATCGACGGTGCCAGGATCACCCGCTTCCAGGCGTGGGCCGCCGAACGGTACGGCGCACCCGCGGACGGCGGGTACGCGGCACTGCACCGCTGGTCGGTCGAGGAACTCGCCACCTTCTGGGAAGCGGTCGCCGACTGGTTCGGCATCCGGTTCACGACCCCGTACGAGAGCGTGCTCGCCGACCGCTCCATGCCGGGCGCCCGGTGGTTCCCCGGAGCCACCGTCAACTACGCGGAACACGCCCTGCGGACCGCCACCGACCCGGACCGCGCGCAGGAGCCCGCCCTGCTGCACGTCGACGAGAGCCAGGATCCGCAGGCCGTCAGCTGGTCCGAACTGCGCCGCCAAGTAGGAGCGCTCGCCGCCGAACTGCGCGCACTGGGCGTACGCCCCGGCGACCGCGTCAGCGGCTACCTGCCCAACATCCCGCAGGCCGTCACCGCGCTGCTCGCCACCGCCGCGGTCGGCGCGGTGTGGACCTCCTGCGCCCCCGACTTCGGCGCCCGCAGCGTCCTCGACCGTTTCCAGCAGGTCGAACCGGTCGTCCTGTTCGCCGTCGACGGCTACCGCTACGGCGGCAAGTCCCACGACCGGCGCGACACCGTCGCCGAACTCCGCGCCGAACTGCCCACCCTGCGCGCCGTGATCCATGTGCCGCTGCTCGGCACCCCGGCCCCGGACGGCGCGCTCGACTGGTCCACCGTCACCTCCGGCGACGTGGAGCCGGTGTTCGAGCAGGTCCCGTTCGACCACCCGCTCTGGGTGCTCTACTCATCGGGCACGACCGGACTCCCCAAGGCCATCGTGCAGTCCCAGGGCGGCATCCTGATCGAGCACCTCAAACAGCTCGGCCTGCACTGCGACCTCGGTCCCGGCGACCGCTTCTTCTGGTACACCTCCACCGGCTGGATGATGTGGAACTTCCTCGTCTCCGGTCTGCTCACCGGGACCACGATCGTCCTGTACGACGGCAGCCCCGGCTTCCCGGGCACCGACGCGCAGTGGCGCATCGCCGAAACCACCGGGACAACACTGTTCGGCACGTCCGCCGCCTATGTCATGGCCTGCCGCAAGGCGGGCGTCCAGCCCGCCCGCGACCACGACCTCTCCCGCGTCAAGTGCGTAGCGACGACCGGCTCCCCGCTGCCGCCCGACGGCTTCCGCTGGCTCCACGAAGCGGCGGGCGAGGATCTCTGGATCGCCTCGGTCAGCGGCGGTACGGACGTGTGCAGCTGCTTCGCGGGCGCCGTGCCCACCCTCCCGGTCCACATCGGGGAACTCCAGGCGGCCTGCCTCGGGACCGACCTCCAGGCCTGGGACCCGCAGGGCAGGCCGCTCATCGACGAGGTCGGCGAACTCGTCGTCACCAACCCCATGCCGTCCATGCCGATCTGCTTCTGGAACGACCCCGACGGCAGCCGCTATCTGAGCAGTTACTTCGAGACGTACCCCGGAGTCTGGCGGCACGGCGACTGGATCACGATCACCGGACACGGCTCCGTGATCATCCACGGACGCTCGGACTCCACTCTCAACCGGCAGGGCGTCCGGATGGGATCCGCCGACATCTACGAAGCGGTCGAGCGGCTCCCCGAGATCCGCGAGTCACTGGTCATCGGGGTCGAAGAGCCCGACGGCGGCTACTGGATGCCGCTCTTCGTCCACCTCGCGCCGGGCACCCCGCTCGACGACGGCCTGCGGCTGCGCATCAAGCAGACGATCCGCGAGCAGCTGTCGCCGCGCCATGTACCCGACGACATCATCGAGGTCCCCGGCGTCCCGCACACCCTCACCGGCAAGCGCATCGAGGTTCCGGTCAAACGGCTGCTCCAGGGCGCGGCGCTCGACAAGGCGGTCAACCCCGGCTCGGTCGACAACCTCGAACTGCTGCACTTCTACGAGAAGCTGGCCCGCGACCGCGGCTGA
- a CDS encoding glycoside hydrolase family 31 protein: MDGRGLVRSVKAFGSARGRLALRTALRRRRTDAAALAPPGPERARVPGAVTGVEHRPGGGVIRFARSELLVRVAVGGAVFWGWDGAEPTPSYALAGCPEADPRAVLEPDKDGGWRVVSERVTVTVSRQGAVEILTPGGVRIRRELPPRWWEPVSGGAARWVQRAEVPADARFFGLGGRASGPRLRDGTYHLWNTDPRGGFGPGDDPLYITMPVQLVVADAGTHLVFHDNTREGRVVLSEGQEGAGSGHDRPGSSEVRMGGGPLRCWVVAGTPARVLLGWTALTGRPALPPSWALGPQHARWGFGSAREVRRVVAGYREHGLPLTALHLDIDHFDRHQVFTVDREHFPDLPGLAGELLRDGIRLVSIVDPAVPAEPGNRVYEEGLAADAFVGDARGGAARGVVWPGECVFPDFTAPQVRAWWGGLYAERLAQGFAGFWHDMNEPASIVPFGDPTLPLSSRHALEGRGGDHREAHNVYGLTMARAGYEGLRALRPDERPFLFSRSGWAGMQRYGGTWSGDVTTGWPGLRASLSLVLGLGLCGVPYSGPDVGGFDGSPSPELYLRWLQLASFLPLLRTHSAIRAGRREPWEFGPETLVHAKAALVERERLHPYFVTLAHVSRLTGAPYVRPVWWSSPGDRALRECEDAFLLGDCLLVAPVLDPGGDRRAVRLPRGRWYDTATGAAHEGPGQVVLDAPLSRVPLLARAGSVIPVRGDDGGTELEVWAPAAGRTGGGVVVRDAGDGWEEPEVERYTTALEDGRVVVGRVVAEGAVEPGCRVRVRGLGT; the protein is encoded by the coding sequence ATGGACGGTCGCGGCCTGGTTCGCTCGGTGAAGGCGTTCGGTTCGGCTCGGGGGCGGCTGGCCCTGCGCACCGCCCTGCGCAGACGGCGCACGGACGCGGCGGCGCTCGCGCCGCCCGGCCCCGAGCGGGCGCGGGTGCCCGGCGCGGTGACCGGTGTGGAGCACCGGCCGGGCGGAGGTGTCATCCGTTTCGCCCGCTCGGAGCTGCTGGTACGGGTCGCGGTGGGCGGCGCGGTCTTCTGGGGGTGGGACGGCGCGGAGCCGACTCCTTCGTACGCGCTGGCCGGCTGCCCGGAGGCGGACCCCCGGGCCGTCCTCGAACCGGACAAGGACGGCGGGTGGCGGGTGGTGTCGGAGCGGGTGACCGTCACGGTGTCCCGGCAGGGGGCCGTGGAGATCCTGACTCCGGGCGGTGTGCGGATCCGCCGTGAGCTGCCGCCGCGCTGGTGGGAGCCGGTGTCCGGCGGTGCGGCGCGCTGGGTGCAGCGGGCCGAGGTCCCGGCCGACGCGCGCTTCTTCGGGCTCGGCGGGCGGGCGTCGGGGCCCCGGCTGCGCGACGGCACGTACCACCTGTGGAACACCGACCCGCGCGGTGGCTTCGGACCTGGTGACGACCCGCTGTACATCACGATGCCGGTGCAGCTGGTGGTGGCCGACGCCGGGACTCATCTGGTCTTCCACGACAACACCCGGGAGGGCCGGGTGGTGCTGTCCGAGGGTCAGGAGGGCGCGGGCTCCGGGCATGACAGGCCGGGTTCCAGCGAGGTGCGGATGGGCGGCGGTCCGCTGCGCTGCTGGGTGGTGGCCGGCACCCCGGCGCGGGTCCTGCTGGGCTGGACGGCGCTGACCGGCCGGCCCGCGCTCCCGCCGTCCTGGGCGCTGGGACCGCAGCACGCGCGGTGGGGTTTCGGCAGTGCGCGGGAGGTCCGCAGGGTCGTCGCCGGATACCGGGAGCACGGGCTGCCTCTGACGGCGCTGCATCTGGACATCGACCACTTCGACCGGCATCAGGTCTTCACCGTCGACCGCGAGCACTTCCCGGACCTTCCCGGCCTCGCGGGAGAGCTCCTCAGGGACGGCATACGGCTGGTCTCGATCGTCGATCCGGCGGTGCCGGCCGAGCCGGGCAATCGCGTGTACGAGGAGGGGCTGGCCGCGGACGCCTTCGTCGGGGACGCGCGGGGCGGCGCGGCGCGCGGGGTCGTCTGGCCGGGTGAGTGCGTCTTCCCCGACTTCACCGCGCCGCAGGTACGTGCCTGGTGGGGCGGGCTGTACGCGGAGCGGCTCGCGCAGGGCTTCGCGGGTTTCTGGCACGACATGAACGAGCCGGCCTCCATCGTCCCGTTCGGGGATCCGACGCTGCCTCTCTCGTCACGGCACGCTCTGGAGGGCCGCGGCGGCGACCACCGGGAGGCCCACAACGTCTACGGTCTGACGATGGCGCGGGCCGGTTACGAGGGGCTGCGGGCGCTGCGCCCCGATGAGCGCCCCTTTCTGTTCTCGCGCTCCGGGTGGGCGGGGATGCAGCGGTACGGCGGGACCTGGTCGGGCGATGTGACGACGGGCTGGCCGGGGCTGCGTGCCTCGCTGTCGCTGGTGCTGGGTCTCGGGCTGTGCGGGGTGCCGTACTCGGGCCCCGACGTGGGCGGCTTCGACGGCAGCCCCTCCCCCGAGCTGTATCTGCGCTGGCTCCAGCTGGCGTCCTTCCTGCCGCTGCTGCGCACCCACTCGGCGATCCGGGCCGGGCGCAGGGAGCCGTGGGAGTTCGGCCCGGAGACGCTGGTGCACGCGAAGGCGGCACTGGTGGAACGGGAGCGGCTGCACCCGTACTTCGTGACGCTGGCGCACGTGTCACGGCTGACCGGCGCCCCGTATGTCCGGCCGGTCTGGTGGAGTTCGCCGGGGGACCGCGCGCTGCGGGAGTGCGAGGACGCCTTCCTGCTCGGGGACTGCCTTCTGGTGGCGCCGGTCCTCGACCCCGGCGGCGACCGGCGGGCGGTGCGGCTGCCGCGGGGCCGGTGGTACGACACGGCGACCGGCGCGGCCCACGAGGGGCCGGGGCAGGTGGTGCTGGACGCGCCGCTGTCGCGCGTACCGTTGCTGGCGCGGGCCGGTTCGGTGATTCCGGTACGGGGTGACGACGGCGGTACGGAGCTGGAGGTCTGGGCGCCGGCCGCCGGGCGTACGGGGGGCGGGGTGGTCGTACGGGACGCCGGTGACGGGTGGGAGGAGCCGGAGGTCGAGCGCTACACCACGGCGCTGGAGGACGGCCGGGTGGTGGTGGGGCGCGTGGTGGCGGAGGGCGCGGTGGAGCCCGGATGCCGGGTGCGGGTGCGGGGGCTCGGGACGTAG